From one Streptomyces sp. Q6 genomic stretch:
- a CDS encoding ArnT family glycosyltransferase: protein MTNRNHTPTWADDPGVQYGEQQYGEQQYGDQGQYARQQYGDQGQYARQQEYAPQEQYAQQPGYAEEQRYAEQQQYAQRPYTSPVYHPTYPVYDDEPPAYRTGGWRFDGRTSEYLDQQSYDTYAPYDPYASHVAVAEPEPETVAPEPEKPGYTLPETPESAWSVDGRRARKLGRWVLLCVLLIQTGLSLRLRGTAFQDEALYIAAGHYEVGNILHGTPVPGDFEGYFSGYPKLYPVLAAMIDSYAGLTGVRVMSLLFMLGATGLLYATTRRMFNVRAALGAAALFSVIQSTVFLGNFATFDAAAVFLLALSMWIIVRTGRSTIVAVMLGAPPAALAFATKYAAGLFLPTLVVLAVLTAYRHRGVLALARGALFGLGMGALLGAGYLYTGTLGGISQTTTNRAKGADTAVMILQHSAEWGGLMFLAALSGSIAYAIRPAMGEMPWVDRQAPGRLRRVSLGLLLTGTALLAPAYQIHLQTEISLFKHVGFGLLFAGPMAGLGLSRLVGPHFRHPQLGIMLYVLTLVFGMVQAQQAYSFPDSREMTTVLRTLVDRKGTFLAEEHEVPAYYLRDVTGYDQWQSTFGMDYKDTKGKQHSGPDAYRAAVLDAKFDVIVLRGTVTPEVDEAVVKALRGNSHYRLAAVSRFTTSKGDGAFRIWVKR, encoded by the coding sequence GTGACCAACCGAAACCACACGCCCACGTGGGCGGACGACCCCGGTGTGCAGTATGGCGAACAGCAGTACGGGGAGCAGCAGTACGGGGACCAGGGGCAGTACGCGCGGCAGCAGTACGGGGACCAGGGGCAGTACGCGCGGCAGCAGGAGTACGCGCCTCAGGAGCAGTACGCGCAGCAACCGGGGTACGCGGAAGAACAGCGGTACGCGGAGCAGCAGCAGTACGCGCAACGGCCGTACACGTCCCCCGTGTACCACCCGACCTATCCGGTGTACGACGACGAACCGCCCGCCTACCGGACCGGCGGCTGGCGGTTCGACGGCCGCACGTCCGAGTACCTGGACCAGCAGTCCTACGACACGTACGCGCCCTACGACCCGTACGCGTCCCACGTGGCGGTGGCTGAGCCGGAGCCTGAGACCGTGGCGCCGGAGCCGGAGAAGCCGGGCTACACGCTGCCCGAGACGCCGGAGTCCGCGTGGTCCGTCGACGGCAGGCGCGCCCGCAAGCTCGGACGCTGGGTACTGCTGTGCGTCCTGCTGATCCAGACAGGGCTCTCGCTGCGGCTGCGCGGCACCGCCTTCCAGGACGAGGCGCTGTACATCGCGGCGGGCCACTACGAGGTCGGGAACATCCTGCACGGCACGCCGGTGCCGGGTGACTTCGAAGGCTACTTCTCGGGCTACCCGAAGCTGTACCCGGTGCTCGCGGCGATGATCGACAGCTACGCGGGTCTCACCGGCGTCCGCGTCATGAGCCTGCTGTTCATGCTGGGGGCCACCGGCCTGCTGTACGCCACCACGCGGCGGATGTTCAACGTCCGGGCGGCGCTCGGGGCGGCCGCGCTGTTCTCGGTCATCCAGTCGACCGTGTTCCTCGGCAACTTCGCCACCTTCGACGCGGCGGCCGTCTTCCTGCTCGCGCTGTCCATGTGGATCATCGTGCGGACCGGGCGATCCACGATCGTGGCGGTGATGCTGGGTGCGCCGCCCGCCGCTCTCGCCTTCGCGACGAAGTACGCGGCCGGTCTCTTCCTGCCCACCCTGGTGGTCCTCGCGGTCCTCACCGCGTACCGGCACCGCGGGGTGCTCGCCCTCGCCCGCGGGGCGCTGTTCGGACTCGGGATGGGCGCCCTGCTGGGTGCCGGGTACCTGTACACCGGGACGCTCGGCGGCATCAGCCAGACCACGACCAACCGTGCCAAGGGCGCCGACACCGCCGTCATGATCCTCCAGCACAGCGCGGAGTGGGGCGGCCTGATGTTCCTCGCCGCGCTGAGCGGCTCCATCGCTTACGCGATCCGGCCCGCCATGGGAGAGATGCCGTGGGTGGACCGGCAGGCTCCGGGCCGGTTGCGCCGTGTCTCGCTCGGCCTGTTGCTGACCGGCACCGCGCTGCTCGCCCCGGCCTACCAGATTCACCTCCAGACCGAGATCTCCCTGTTCAAGCACGTCGGCTTCGGTCTGCTCTTCGCCGGGCCGATGGCGGGCCTCGGTCTGTCCCGGCTGGTCGGCCCGCACTTCAGGCACCCGCAGCTGGGCATCATGCTGTACGTCCTGACGCTGGTCTTCGGCATGGTGCAGGCGCAGCAGGCGTACAGCTTCCCGGACTCGCGCGAGATGACGACCGTGCTGCGCACTCTGGTCGACCGCAAGGGCACGTTCCTGGCCGAGGAGCACGAGGTGCCCGCGTACTACCTGCGGGACGTGACCGGGTACGACCAGTGGCAGAGCACGTTCGGCATGGACTACAAGGACACGAAGGGCAAGCAGCACTCCGGCCCCGACGCCTATCGCGCCGCGGTCCTGGACGCGAAGTTCGACGTCATCGTGTTGCGCGGAACGGTCACGCCCGAGGTGGACGAGGCCGTCGTGAAGGCGCTGCGCGGAAACTCCCACTACCGTCTCGCCGCGGTGTCTCGCTTCACGACGAGCAAGGGCGACGGTGCGTTCCGGATCTGGGTGAAGCGATGA
- a CDS encoding glycosyl hydrolase codes for MKTVIRMLLVATALAVLSACSTFSDTGRDEYARSQGKDPAASADEASPSEKPEPPYDVRPLLKPAKKYFGVAADGAPAKMTAIESFAKSAGKKPNLVEFYSAWGDRYESRLVQNSWDYGALSFIAWEPFKVSLKEIAAGKEDAYLRDYASSVKELNLPVAISFAHEMNGFWYEWGTKKATAKEFVAAWKHVHDVFDEVGATQVIWVWSPNIITPMPKVKLEPYWPGDGYVDWVGVIGYYAATGPSTYATLFEPTMAQIRGFTKKPFIIAETAAQAGERKPTDIKDLFRGTAQRDDVIGFVWFNFDKETDWRIESGPLSKKTFREQSVNGAFGFDVAKP; via the coding sequence ATGAAGACCGTCATACGGATGCTGCTCGTGGCGACGGCGCTCGCCGTCCTCTCCGCGTGCAGCACCTTCTCCGACACCGGACGCGACGAGTACGCGCGCAGCCAGGGCAAGGACCCGGCCGCCTCGGCCGACGAGGCCTCGCCCTCCGAGAAGCCCGAGCCGCCGTACGACGTACGTCCGTTGCTCAAGCCCGCCAAGAAGTACTTCGGGGTCGCCGCCGACGGCGCGCCCGCGAAGATGACGGCCATCGAGTCGTTCGCGAAGTCCGCCGGCAAGAAGCCGAACCTGGTCGAGTTCTACTCGGCCTGGGGCGACCGCTACGAGAGTCGCCTCGTCCAGAACTCGTGGGACTACGGGGCGCTGTCCTTCATCGCCTGGGAGCCGTTCAAGGTGTCCCTGAAGGAGATCGCCGCCGGGAAGGAGGACGCGTATCTGCGTGACTACGCCTCCTCCGTCAAGGAGCTGAACCTGCCCGTCGCGATCAGCTTCGCGCACGAGATGAACGGGTTCTGGTACGAGTGGGGCACCAAGAAGGCCACCGCGAAGGAGTTCGTGGCCGCGTGGAAGCACGTCCACGACGTGTTCGACGAGGTGGGGGCGACCCAGGTCATCTGGGTGTGGAGCCCGAACATCATCACGCCGATGCCGAAGGTGAAGCTCGAGCCCTACTGGCCGGGCGACGGGTACGTCGACTGGGTGGGCGTCATCGGCTATTACGCGGCCACCGGCCCGTCGACGTACGCGACGCTGTTCGAGCCGACGATGGCGCAGATCCGCGGTTTCACGAAGAAGCCGTTCATCATCGCGGAGACCGCCGCGCAGGCCGGTGAGCGCAAGCCCACCGACATCAAGGACCTCTTCCGGGGGACCGCGCAGCGCGACGACGTCATCGGATTCGTCTGGTTCAACTTCGACAAGGAGACGGACTGGCGCATCGAGAGCGGCCCGCTCTCCAAGAAGACCTTCCGGGAGCAGTCCGTGAACGGTGCCTTCGGATTCGATGTGGCGAAGCCGTGA
- a CDS encoding glycosyltransferase family 2 protein, translating into MSAVGAARGSTNRRRGPVSRNQGLLPQPPDDVEKYSYAHRHLWMLTVGSLISFACLAMSQFLFTASSPWFWLTMPMLAFVVADYLISLYLDGLSKDFDIKGHRRLVRRWQPAHYPSVDVFLPVCGEPLEVLHNTWVHVSRLADTYRGVVNVYVLDDADDGEVGAMAGDFGFHYVVRPNRGWFKKAGNLHHAFQMTYGDHILILDADFAPRHDLLDELLPHMDDDPRVGIVQSPQFFRAVDRQNWIERGAGAVQEQFYRSVQTSREDKDGSICVGSCAVYRRAALAEIGGITLIEHSEDMYTGFDLRALGWHLRYVPVALSAGVCPDTAGAFHNQQYRWCMGSLELLTSKRFWEMEMKFKTRLCYVSGFLYYLQTALATFLMPVIPLALLILRPDLLRAEASMWVLPSVAYVTLVLPLWHRAPYRLEAWSVRLMYGWSHVFAVWDVLRGRPMGWKPTGSQGAKKNGMRRYWVGMIGWTGGTAVAWVVVAAWRVLTLYPPDFALMLSAGLFYAMVVGRVLVQPRRQEVATA; encoded by the coding sequence ATGAGCGCAGTGGGGGCTGCCCGTGGCTCCACCAACCGGAGGCGCGGGCCCGTTTCGCGGAACCAGGGGCTGCTGCCGCAGCCGCCGGACGACGTGGAGAAGTACTCGTACGCCCATCGGCACCTGTGGATGCTGACCGTCGGCTCGCTGATCAGTTTCGCGTGTCTGGCGATGAGTCAGTTCCTGTTCACCGCCTCCAGCCCGTGGTTCTGGCTGACGATGCCGATGCTGGCCTTCGTGGTCGCGGACTATCTCATCTCGCTCTATCTGGACGGGCTGAGCAAGGACTTCGACATCAAGGGGCACCGGCGGCTCGTGCGGCGCTGGCAGCCCGCGCACTATCCGAGCGTGGACGTGTTCCTGCCGGTGTGCGGGGAGCCGCTGGAGGTGCTGCACAACACCTGGGTGCATGTCAGCCGCCTCGCGGACACCTACCGCGGGGTCGTGAACGTCTACGTCCTGGACGACGCCGACGACGGTGAAGTCGGCGCCATGGCCGGGGACTTCGGGTTCCACTACGTGGTGCGGCCCAACCGCGGCTGGTTCAAGAAGGCCGGCAACCTGCACCATGCCTTCCAGATGACGTACGGCGACCACATCCTGATCCTCGACGCCGACTTCGCCCCCCGGCACGACCTGCTCGACGAGCTGCTTCCGCACATGGACGACGACCCGCGGGTCGGCATCGTGCAGTCGCCGCAGTTCTTCCGCGCCGTCGACCGGCAGAACTGGATCGAGCGCGGCGCGGGCGCCGTGCAGGAGCAGTTCTACCGGTCCGTGCAGACGTCCCGCGAGGACAAGGACGGGTCCATCTGCGTCGGTTCGTGCGCCGTGTACCGGCGGGCGGCGCTCGCCGAGATCGGCGGGATCACGCTGATCGAGCACTCCGAGGACATGTACACCGGGTTCGACCTGCGGGCGCTGGGCTGGCACCTGCGGTACGTGCCGGTCGCGCTGTCGGCGGGGGTGTGCCCCGACACGGCGGGCGCGTTCCACAACCAGCAGTACCGCTGGTGCATGGGGTCCCTGGAGCTGCTGACCAGCAAGCGGTTCTGGGAGATGGAGATGAAGTTCAAGACCCGGCTCTGCTACGTCTCCGGGTTCCTGTACTACCTCCAGACGGCCCTCGCCACCTTCCTCATGCCGGTCATCCCGCTCGCCCTGCTGATCCTGCGCCCCGACCTGCTGCGGGCCGAGGCGTCGATGTGGGTGCTGCCGAGCGTCGCGTACGTGACCCTCGTACTGCCGCTGTGGCACCGGGCGCCGTACCGGCTGGAGGCCTGGTCGGTGCGGCTCATGTACGGCTGGTCGCACGTCTTCGCCGTCTGGGACGTGCTGCGCGGGCGCCCGATGGGCTGGAAGCCGACCGGCTCGCAGGGCGCCAAGAAGAACGGTATGCGCCGCTACTGGGTCGGCATGATCGGCTGGACCGGCGGCACCGCCGTCGCCTGGGTCGTCGTCGCCGCCTGGCGCGTCCTGACGCTGTACCCGCCGGACTTCGCGCTGATGCTGTCCGCGGGTCTGTTCTACGCGATGGTCGTCGGCCGGGTGCTCGTGCAGCCGCGGCGACAGGAGGTCGCCACCGCATGA
- the truA gene encoding tRNA pseudouridine(38-40) synthase TruA codes for MSDEVADGFVRVRLDLSYDGKDFSGWAKQAAGRRTVQGEIEDALRTVTRSSTTYELTVAGRTDSGVHARGQVAHVDLPVDVWAEHEEKLLKRLGGRLPRDVRVWSVAEAPSGFNARFSAIWRRYAYRVTDHPGGVDPLLRGHVLWHDWPLDVDAMNAAAERLLGEHDFAAYCKRREGATTIRTLQELSLVRDDDGIITATVRADAFCHNMVRSLIGALLFVGDGHRGPEWPGKVLAAGVRDSAVHVVRPHGLTLEEVGYPADELLAARNLEARNRRTLPGAGCC; via the coding sequence GTGAGTGACGAAGTGGCGGACGGGTTCGTGCGGGTGCGGCTCGATCTGTCGTACGACGGCAAGGACTTCTCCGGGTGGGCCAAGCAGGCCGCCGGGCGGCGGACCGTGCAGGGGGAGATCGAGGACGCGCTGCGGACCGTGACCCGGTCCTCGACGACGTACGAGCTGACCGTGGCCGGGCGGACCGATTCCGGGGTGCACGCGCGGGGGCAGGTGGCGCATGTCGATCTGCCGGTGGACGTGTGGGCCGAGCACGAGGAGAAGCTGCTGAAGCGGCTGGGCGGACGGCTGCCCAGGGACGTGCGGGTGTGGTCGGTGGCCGAGGCGCCGAGCGGGTTCAACGCGCGCTTCTCCGCGATCTGGCGGCGGTACGCGTACCGGGTGACCGACCACCCGGGCGGCGTCGACCCGCTGCTGCGGGGGCATGTGCTCTGGCACGACTGGCCGTTGGACGTGGACGCGATGAACGCGGCCGCCGAACGGCTCCTCGGGGAGCACGACTTCGCGGCCTACTGCAAGCGGCGGGAGGGTGCGACCACCATTCGTACGCTGCAGGAGCTCAGTCTCGTACGGGACGACGACGGGATCATCACCGCCACCGTGCGGGCCGACGCGTTCTGCCACAACATGGTGCGCTCGCTCATCGGGGCGCTGCTCTTCGTCGGTGACGGGCACCGCGGACCCGAGTGGCCCGGGAAGGTGCTGGCGGCCGGGGTGCGGGATTCGGCGGTGCACGTGGTGCGGCCGCACGGGCTCACGCTCGAGGAAGTCGGTTACCCCGCCGATGAGTTGCTGGCCGCGCGCAATCTCGAGGCGCGGAACAGGCGGACCCTGCCGGGGGCGGGCTGCTGCTGA
- the rplQ gene encoding 50S ribosomal protein L17 encodes MPKPAKGARLGGSAAHEKLLLANLAKSLFEHGKITTTEAKARRLRPYAERLVTKAKKGDLHNRRQVLTVISDKSVVHTLFTEIAPRYENRPGGYTRITKIGNRRGDNAPMAVIELVEALTVAQQATGEAEAATKRAAKDTEAAAPAAEVVEDAKPAEAAEESKDA; translated from the coding sequence ATGCCGAAGCCCGCCAAGGGTGCCCGTCTGGGCGGCAGCGCCGCGCACGAGAAGCTGCTTCTCGCGAACCTCGCGAAGTCGCTCTTCGAGCACGGCAAGATCACGACGACCGAGGCCAAGGCCCGTCGTCTGCGCCCGTACGCGGAGCGTCTGGTCACCAAGGCGAAGAAGGGCGACCTTCACAACCGCCGTCAGGTGCTCACGGTCATCTCGGACAAGAGCGTCGTCCACACGCTGTTCACCGAGATCGCCCCGCGCTACGAGAACCGTCCGGGTGGTTACACCCGTATCACCAAGATCGGTAACCGCCGTGGCGACAACGCGCCCATGGCTGTCATCGAGCTGGTCGAGGCCCTGACGGTCGCGCAGCAGGCCACCGGTGAGGCCGAGGCCGCCACCAAGCGTGCCGCCAAGGACACCGAGGCCGCCGCTCCGGCCGCCGAGGTCGTCGAGGACGCCAAGCCGGCCGAGGCCGCCGAGGAGTCGAAGGACGCCTAG
- a CDS encoding DNA-directed RNA polymerase subunit alpha has translation MLIAQRPSLTEEVVDEFRSRFVIEPLEPGFGYTLGNSLRRTLLSSIPGAAVTSIRIDGVLHEFTTVPGVKEDVTDLILNIKQLVVSSEHDEPVVMYLRKQGPGLVTAADIAPPAGVEVHNPDLVLATLNGKGKLEMELTVERGRGYVSAVQNKQVGQEIGRIPVDSIYSPVLKVTYKVEATRVEQRTDFDKLIVDVETKQAMRPRDAMASAGKTLVELFGLARELNIDAEGIDMGPSPTDAALAADLALPIEELELTVRSYNCLKREGIHSVGELVARSEADLLDIRNFGAKSIDEVKAKLAGMGLALKDSPPGFDPTAAADAFGADDDADAGFVETEQY, from the coding sequence ATGCTGATTGCTCAGCGTCCCTCGTTGACCGAAGAGGTCGTCGACGAGTTCCGCTCCCGGTTCGTGATCGAGCCGCTGGAGCCGGGCTTCGGTTACACCCTCGGCAACTCGCTCCGTCGCACGCTTCTGTCGTCGATCCCGGGTGCGGCGGTCACGTCGATCCGTATCGACGGTGTCCTGCACGAGTTCACCACCGTGCCGGGCGTCAAGGAAGACGTCACCGACCTGATCCTCAACATCAAGCAGCTGGTCGTCTCCTCGGAGCACGACGAGCCGGTCGTGATGTACCTGCGCAAGCAGGGCCCGGGTCTGGTCACCGCCGCCGACATCGCGCCCCCGGCCGGTGTCGAGGTGCACAACCCCGACCTCGTCCTCGCCACGCTCAACGGCAAGGGCAAGCTGGAGATGGAGCTGACCGTCGAGCGCGGTCGCGGCTACGTCTCCGCCGTCCAGAACAAGCAGGTCGGTCAGGAGATCGGGCGCATCCCGGTCGACTCGATCTACTCGCCGGTTCTGAAGGTCACGTACAAGGTCGAGGCCACGCGTGTCGAGCAGCGCACCGACTTCGACAAGCTGATCGTCGATGTCGAGACCAAGCAGGCCATGCGGCCGCGCGACGCCATGGCGTCCGCCGGTAAGACGCTGGTCGAGCTGTTCGGTCTCGCCCGCGAGCTGAACATCGACGCCGAGGGCATCGACATGGGCCCGTCCCCGACGGACGCCGCTCTCGCCGCCGATCTCGCCCTGCCGATCGAGGAGCTCGAGCTCACCGTTCGGTCGTACAACTGCCTCAAGCGCGAGGGCATCCACTCCGTGGGTGAGCTCGTCGCCCGCTCCGAGGCCGACCTGCTCGACATCCGCAACTTCGGTGCGAAGTCGATCGACGAGGTCAAGGCGAAGCTGGCCGGCATGGGCCTGGCCCTCAAGGACAGCCCGCCCGGATTCGACCCGACCGCCGCCGCCGACGCCTTCGGCGCCGACGACGACGCGGACGCGGGTTTCGTGGAGACCGAGCAGTACTGA
- the rpsK gene encoding 30S ribosomal protein S11, translated as MPPKGRQGAAKKVRRKEKKNVAHGHAHIKSTFNNTIVSITDPTGNVISWASAGHVGFKGSRKSTPFAAQMAAESAARRAQEHGMRKVDVFVKGPGSGRETAIRSLQATGLEVGSIQDVTPTPHNGCRPPKRRRV; from the coding sequence ATGCCCCCCAAGGGTCGTCAGGGCGCTGCCAAGAAGGTGCGCCGCAAGGAAAAGAAGAACGTCGCTCACGGGCACGCTCATATCAAGAGCACGTTCAACAACACGATCGTGTCCATCACGGACCCGACCGGCAACGTGATCTCGTGGGCCTCCGCCGGCCACGTCGGTTTCAAGGGCTCGCGCAAGTCCACGCCGTTCGCCGCGCAGATGGCCGCCGAGTCGGCTGCCCGTCGCGCGCAGGAGCACGGCATGCGCAAGGTCGACGTCTTCGTCAAGGGCCCGGGTTCCGGTCGTGAGACCGCCATCCGTTCGCTCCAGGCGACGGGCCTCGAGGTCGGCTCGATCCAGGACGTCACCCCGACGCCCCACAACGGCTGCCGTCCGCCGAAGCGCCGCCGCGTCTGA
- the rpsM gene encoding 30S ribosomal protein S13, whose protein sequence is MARLEGVDLPRDKRVEVALTYVFGIGRTRAQETLDATGVDRNVRVRDLSEEDLVKIREYVDHNFQTEGDLRREIQADIRRKVEIGCYQGLRHRRGLPVRGQRTSTNARTRKGPRRAIAGKKKPGKK, encoded by the coding sequence ATGGCACGCCTTGAAGGTGTTGACCTCCCGCGCGACAAGCGCGTCGAGGTTGCCCTCACGTACGTGTTCGGTATCGGTCGCACGCGCGCCCAGGAGACCCTGGACGCCACCGGTGTGGACCGCAACGTCCGTGTTCGCGACCTGAGCGAGGAAGACCTCGTCAAGATCCGCGAGTACGTGGACCACAACTTCCAGACCGAGGGTGACCTCCGTCGCGAGATCCAGGCCGACATCCGCCGCAAGGTCGAGATCGGTTGCTACCAGGGTCTCCGTCACCGTCGTGGTCTGCCGGTCCGCGGCCAGCGCACCAGCACGAACGCCCGCACCCGCAAGGGCCCGCGTCGCGCCATCGCCGGTAAGAAGAAGCCGGGCAAGAAGTAG
- the rpmJ gene encoding 50S ribosomal protein L36, with translation MKVKPSVKKICDKCRVIRRHGRVMVICDNPRHKQRQG, from the coding sequence ATGAAGGTCAAGCCGAGCGTCAAGAAGATCTGCGACAAGTGCAGGGTGATCCGCCGTCACGGTCGGGTCATGGTGATCTGCGACAACCCGCGCCACAAGCAGCGCCAGGGCTGA
- the infA gene encoding translation initiation factor IF-1, which translates to MAKKQGAIEIEGTVVESLPNAMFKVELQNGHQVLAHISGKMRMHYIRILPDDRVVVELSPYDLTRGRIVYRYK; encoded by the coding sequence GTGGCCAAGAAGCAAGGTGCCATCGAGATCGAAGGCACTGTCGTCGAGTCTCTCCCGAACGCCATGTTCAAGGTGGAGCTCCAGAACGGCCACCAGGTCCTGGCACACATCAGCGGCAAGATGCGTATGCACTACATCCGCATCCTCCCTGACGACCGGGTCGTGGTGGAGCTGTCTCCGTACGACCTGACGCGTGGCCGGATCGTCTACCGGTACAAGTAG
- the map gene encoding type I methionyl aminopeptidase: MVQIKTPDQIRKMREAGLVVAAIHAATREAAVPGATTRDLDEVARKVLAEHGAKSNFLGYGGFPATICTSKNEVVVHGIPSDDVVLEDGDIISIDAGAIVDGWHGDAAYTAFVGSGHAPELIELSRVTEESMWAGLAAMKAGNRLVDISRAIETYIRRQPKPGGGKYGIVEDYGGHGIGTEMHMDPHVLNYVERRRGKGPKLVPGFCLAIEPMVSLGTPRTEVLEDDWTVITTDGTWSSHWEHSVALTEEGPLVLTAPDGGKAKLAELGVTAAPDPLA; the protein is encoded by the coding sequence ATGGTGCAGATCAAGACCCCCGACCAGATTCGCAAGATGCGGGAGGCGGGGCTTGTCGTCGCGGCGATCCACGCCGCTACCCGTGAGGCGGCCGTGCCCGGCGCGACCACCAGGGATCTGGACGAGGTCGCCCGCAAGGTCCTCGCCGAGCACGGGGCGAAGTCGAACTTCCTCGGCTACGGCGGCTTCCCCGCGACCATCTGCACCTCGAAGAACGAGGTCGTGGTCCACGGCATCCCGAGCGACGACGTCGTCCTGGAGGACGGCGACATCATCTCCATCGACGCCGGCGCGATCGTGGACGGCTGGCACGGTGACGCCGCGTACACCGCCTTCGTGGGGTCCGGTCACGCCCCGGAGCTCATCGAGCTGTCCCGGGTGACCGAGGAGTCGATGTGGGCCGGGCTCGCCGCGATGAAGGCGGGCAACCGCCTCGTGGACATCTCCCGCGCCATCGAGACGTACATCCGCCGCCAGCCCAAGCCGGGCGGCGGCAAGTACGGGATCGTCGAGGACTACGGCGGCCACGGCATCGGCACCGAGATGCACATGGACCCGCACGTCCTGAACTACGTCGAGCGCCGCCGCGGCAAGGGCCCGAAGCTGGTCCCCGGCTTCTGCCTCGCGATCGAGCCGATGGTCTCCCTGGGCACCCCGCGCACCGAGGTCCTGGAGGACGACTGGACCGTCATCACCACGGACGGCACCTGGTCCTCGCACTGGGAGCACTCCGTGGCGCTGACGGAGGAGGGGCCCCTGGTCCTGACGGCTCCGGACGGCGGAAAGGCCAAGCTGGCCGAGCTCGGTGTGACGGCGGCGCCGGATCCGTTGGCGTGA
- a CDS encoding adenylate kinase, producing the protein MRIVLVGPPGAGKGTQAAYLAQNLSIPHISTGDLFRANISKGTDLGKQAKSYMDAGHLVPDEVTIGMAKDRMEQPDAENGFLLDGFPRNVSQAEALDVALKGDDVKLDAVLDLEVPEDEVVKRIAGRRICRNDSAHVFHVAYKQPKAEGVCDVCGGELYQRDDDKEETVRKRLEVYHTQTEPIIDYYREQGLVVTISALGKVEEVTARAMEALGR; encoded by the coding sequence ATGCGAATCGTCCTCGTCGGGCCGCCCGGTGCTGGCAAGGGAACGCAGGCCGCGTACCTTGCGCAGAACCTGTCGATCCCGCACATCTCCACGGGCGACCTCTTCCGTGCCAACATCAGCAAGGGCACGGATCTCGGCAAGCAGGCGAAGTCCTACATGGACGCGGGTCACCTGGTACCGGACGAGGTCACCATCGGGATGGCCAAGGACCGCATGGAACAGCCGGACGCCGAGAACGGCTTCCTGCTCGACGGCTTCCCCCGCAACGTCTCGCAGGCCGAGGCGCTGGACGTCGCCCTCAAGGGCGACGACGTGAAGCTGGACGCGGTCCTGGACCTGGAGGTCCCCGAGGACGAGGTGGTCAAGCGCATCGCCGGCCGCCGCATCTGCCGTAACGACTCGGCACACGTCTTCCACGTCGCGTACAAGCAGCCGAAGGCCGAGGGCGTCTGTGACGTCTGCGGCGGCGAGCTGTACCAGCGTGACGACGACAAGGAAGAGACCGTGCGCAAGCGGCTCGAGGTCTACCACACGCAGACCGAGCCGATCATCGACTACTACCGGGAGCAGGGGCTCGTCGTGACGATCTCCGCCCTCGGCAAGGTGGAAGAGGTCACGGCGCGGGCCATGGAGGCCCTGGGGCGCTAG